The proteins below come from a single Roseiflexus sp. RS-1 genomic window:
- a CDS encoding response regulator transcription factor, with protein MYILVADDDLPNVKLTAFVLEEAGYKVIKAYDGPSILQSVEQYNPDLILLDVMMPKTNGFDVCRQIRRTSDVPIIFLSARSQLQDRVTGLQIGGDDYLVKPFEPSELLARVEAVLRRRNSDMLNPSARLSLGDLTLDPVEHKVLFADGRIVELTPLEFRLLYYLMKNAGRVLNTSQILSKVWGYDYEGESNLVAVYIRRLRTKIERDPEHPRHVLTVRNLGYKFEA; from the coding sequence ATGTATATCCTGGTTGCTGATGATGACCTGCCGAACGTCAAACTGACCGCGTTTGTTCTGGAAGAAGCGGGTTACAAGGTCATTAAGGCTTACGATGGCCCATCGATCCTGCAATCGGTCGAGCAGTACAATCCGGACCTCATCCTGCTCGATGTGATGATGCCGAAGACGAACGGATTCGATGTATGCCGTCAGATCCGGCGCACCTCCGATGTGCCGATCATTTTTCTTTCCGCTCGCTCGCAATTGCAGGATCGGGTGACCGGATTGCAGATCGGCGGGGACGATTATCTGGTCAAGCCGTTCGAGCCTTCCGAATTGCTGGCGCGGGTCGAAGCAGTATTGCGGCGGCGCAACAGCGATATGCTCAACCCCTCGGCGCGTCTGAGTCTGGGCGACCTGACGCTCGATCCGGTTGAGCACAAGGTGCTCTTTGCCGATGGGCGCATCGTTGAACTGACGCCGCTCGAATTTCGGTTGCTCTACTATCTGATGAAGAATGCTGGTCGCGTGCTGAACACCAGTCAGATCCTGAGCAAAGTCTGGGGGTACGATTACGAAGGCGAAAGCAATCTGGTTGCGGTCTATATCCGGCGCCTGCGCACGAAGATCGAGCGCGATCCCGAGCATCCCCGCCATGTGTTGACCGTGCGCAATCTTGGGTATAAGTTCGAGGCCTGA
- a CDS encoding DUF2085 domain-containing protein, giving the protein MISTFVVISLYNYEQHLCQKSYAAAISYEHFILFAPIFPRLQPTERRMTVYLVVHSEALSAIMMLIMMTELPSRPAPWIDRAVAWLFRHWLASLNLLAGIYAGLPWMSPWLKANGHPVAGEIIFRIYTPLCHQRPERSFCFCGYQVAFCHRCTAFYGGLFIVGILFSVVRCWIRPAPLTLGALLLVPMALDAGTHIINEILSLGWRDGGDDIGSLNFWLRMITGALAALAVMLVVYPRLERELPAQARGIGGMQ; this is encoded by the coding sequence GTGATCTCGACTTTCGTTGTGATTTCTCTCTACAACTATGAACAGCATCTCTGTCAAAAAAGTTACGCGGCGGCGATAAGTTACGAACACTTCATCCTGTTTGCACCGATCTTCCCACGCTTGCAGCCCACCGAACGACGCATGACAGTCTATCTTGTGGTGCACAGCGAAGCCCTCTCTGCTATAATGATGCTCATTATGATGACCGAACTTCCATCCCGCCCTGCACCCTGGATTGATCGAGCAGTTGCATGGCTGTTTCGCCACTGGCTTGCATCGTTGAATCTCCTCGCTGGCATCTACGCCGGTCTGCCGTGGATGTCGCCCTGGCTGAAGGCGAATGGGCATCCGGTGGCAGGCGAGATCATTTTTCGCATATATACGCCCTTGTGTCATCAACGCCCTGAGCGTTCGTTCTGTTTTTGCGGGTATCAGGTGGCGTTCTGCCATCGCTGCACGGCGTTTTACGGCGGTCTGTTCATCGTCGGAATACTCTTTTCCGTCGTGCGGTGCTGGATCCGTCCGGCGCCATTGACGCTCGGCGCGCTGTTGCTCGTTCCGATGGCGCTCGATGCCGGTACGCATATCATCAACGAGATCTTGAGCCTTGGCTGGCGCGACGGCGGCGACGACATCGGTTCGCTCAATTTCTGGCTGCGCATGATCACCGGCGCACTGGCGGCGCTGGCGGTGATGCTGGTCGTCTATCCGCGTCTCGAACGCGAACTTCCGGCGCAGGCGCGGGGAATCGGAGGGATGCAATGA
- a CDS encoding TlpA family protein disulfide reductase: MMRPHNVGGRQVRRPIRLWALVIVSLALAGCGEQRGASPATDRAPVDIPPGIAIESRMIDRGGRLPAPGDPAPDFAFTFAGGETRRLSDLRGTKVVLNFWATWCAPCEEEMPDLQRIDARDDVVVLGVNRLELADVIIPFARERNLTFTLIANPEGDIAERYGAKNLPTSYFINSDGTINHRQIGIMSFEMMQDQVERLR; encoded by the coding sequence ATGATGCGACCACACAATGTCGGCGGTCGGCAGGTGCGGCGACCGATCCGCCTGTGGGCGCTGGTGATCGTGAGTCTGGCGCTGGCAGGATGCGGCGAACAACGTGGAGCGTCGCCTGCGACGGACCGGGCGCCGGTCGATATTCCGCCGGGTATTGCCATCGAGTCGCGGATGATCGACCGCGGCGGCAGATTGCCAGCGCCGGGCGATCCTGCGCCGGATTTCGCTTTTACCTTTGCTGGCGGTGAGACGCGCCGCCTGAGCGATCTGCGCGGCACAAAAGTGGTGCTCAACTTCTGGGCGACGTGGTGCGCGCCATGCGAGGAGGAAATGCCCGACCTTCAGCGGATTGACGCGCGTGATGATGTGGTGGTGCTGGGGGTGAACCGCCTCGAATTAGCGGATGTCATCATTCCGTTTGCGCGTGAACGCAACCTGACCTTCACGCTGATCGCCAATCCGGAAGGCGACATTGCCGAACGGTACGGCGCAAAGAATCTTCCGACCAGTTACTTTATCAACAGCGATGGCACCATCAATCATCGTCAGATCGGCATCATGAGTTTCGAGATGATGCAGGATCAGGTGGAGCGATTACGTTGA
- a CDS encoding DUF2085 domain-containing protein translates to MERTSEEIIELARREIAARKERERDGREVPWRFAFIGLLGAILAGMLLWPGTPLNWKMYAAVHGVCAQVHNVSLGGEQLPLCARNTGIYSGFLLTFIYLLLLGRERAAKLPPPAIVVALVALVVVMAVDGFNSLFVDLFLPHLYTPRNELRTLTGLGMGVSLAVAILLVLNLSLRRDPDMDQPVIGNWRELGGALLLGFLVHAAIYGNVAITYWPIAIVAWTGIVGILFAVNLLIVALVMNYEGRVTRVVELARPATVALVVTAIMLGVMAWGRFWLEGQGLIVS, encoded by the coding sequence ATGGAACGCACAAGTGAGGAGATCATCGAACTGGCGCGGCGCGAGATTGCCGCGCGCAAGGAGCGTGAACGCGACGGGCGCGAGGTTCCGTGGCGCTTCGCCTTCATTGGTCTGCTCGGAGCGATCCTGGCAGGTATGCTGCTCTGGCCCGGCACGCCGCTCAACTGGAAGATGTACGCCGCTGTGCACGGCGTCTGCGCTCAGGTGCACAACGTGTCGCTGGGGGGCGAACAACTCCCGCTCTGCGCGCGCAACACCGGCATCTACAGCGGCTTTCTGCTGACCTTCATCTATCTTCTTCTGCTCGGTCGCGAGCGCGCTGCGAAACTGCCGCCGCCCGCTATTGTCGTCGCGCTGGTGGCGCTGGTCGTCGTCATGGCGGTTGATGGATTCAATTCACTGTTTGTTGATCTCTTCCTGCCCCATCTCTACACGCCGCGCAACGAACTGCGCACGCTCACCGGTCTGGGCATGGGCGTGTCCCTGGCGGTCGCCATTCTGCTGGTGCTGAACCTTTCGCTCCGGCGCGACCCCGATATGGATCAACCTGTGATCGGCAACTGGCGTGAACTCGGCGGTGCGTTGCTGCTCGGCTTTCTGGTGCACGCCGCGATCTACGGCAATGTCGCCATCACCTACTGGCCCATCGCCATTGTCGCCTGGACCGGCATCGTCGGCATTTTGTTCGCGGTCAATCTGCTGATCGTTGCGCTGGTAATGAACTACGAGGGGCGGGTGACGCGCGTGGTTGAACTGGCGCGCCCGGCGACCGTCGCGCTGGTGGTGACCGCCATCATGCTGGGGGTGATGGCGTGGGGACGCTTCTGGCTTGAAGGGCAGGGGTTGATCGTGTCGTAG
- a CDS encoding substrate-binding domain-containing protein, protein MHVRMVQLRLMLLVLALPVMLAACTQPTSSPGGAGGDAPRRWRIGMSQANNAEPWHQAMNAQIAAAAARHPNIEIEFTDARQNNAQQIADVEAFLSKGIDLLIISPNEASPLTPIVASAFQRGIPVIVLDRKVKGEQYTMWIGADNRLIGRKAGEYTARWCREQQRSPCTVIELRGLEGSTPTQERGDGFREGIAANPDVRIIASQNADWLAERADALARVLFEANPDVDVVYAHNDPMGIAAFNVAKEQGRDTDAILFIGIDALATSDGGIQAVRQGKLNVTYVYPTGGAEAIEWALRILEQRETPPREIILDTEEVTTANADAMFQKYGGRE, encoded by the coding sequence ATGCATGTCAGGATGGTTCAACTGCGGCTGATGCTGCTGGTGCTGGCGCTGCCCGTTATGCTTGCCGCCTGCACACAACCGACATCCTCGCCAGGCGGAGCCGGCGGCGATGCTCCCCGCCGGTGGCGTATCGGCATGTCGCAGGCGAACAACGCCGAACCGTGGCACCAGGCGATGAATGCGCAGATCGCTGCGGCTGCCGCCCGTCATCCCAACATTGAGATCGAGTTCACTGATGCGCGCCAGAACAATGCACAGCAGATTGCAGACGTGGAAGCCTTCCTGAGCAAGGGTATCGATCTCCTCATCATTTCGCCCAACGAAGCCTCCCCGCTGACCCCGATTGTAGCGAGCGCATTTCAGCGCGGCATTCCGGTGATCGTGCTGGATCGCAAAGTGAAGGGCGAACAGTACACGATGTGGATCGGCGCCGATAACCGCCTGATCGGGCGCAAGGCGGGCGAATATACGGCGCGCTGGTGCCGCGAACAGCAGCGATCACCGTGTACGGTCATCGAACTGCGTGGACTGGAAGGCTCGACCCCCACGCAGGAGCGCGGCGACGGCTTCCGCGAAGGGATCGCCGCCAACCCGGATGTGCGCATTATTGCCAGTCAGAACGCCGACTGGCTCGCCGAACGGGCTGACGCGCTTGCGCGCGTTCTCTTTGAAGCAAACCCGGATGTCGATGTGGTCTATGCCCACAACGATCCTATGGGCATTGCCGCCTTCAATGTTGCAAAGGAGCAGGGGCGCGATACCGACGCCATCCTCTTTATCGGCATCGATGCGCTTGCGACCTCCGATGGCGGTATTCAGGCGGTGCGGCAGGGCAAACTCAATGTGACATACGTCTATCCTACGGGCGGCGCCGAAGCCATCGAATGGGCGCTGCGAATACTGGAACAGCGCGAGACGCCGCCGCGCGAAATCATTCTCGATACTGAAGAAGTCACCACTGCCAACGCCGATGCCATGTTCCAGAAATACGGAGGCCGGGAATGA
- a CDS encoding HAMP domain-containing protein codes for MSRSIQKTWLAILLLFALLPMLAVGGILSWMGGDLQIRQAQSIQDQIALRSEALLANFVEEALMEMNILVRSPGFVSGSTDQRLELLARTIFERNLFESLAVVDNTGMERLHVARIGITPPDRLTSRAADPLFKAAIGAERPVFDDLRFNPLSRELSLPIALPYLLPGNPPQVLIAEARMNRVIEQVVNIPVGDRGTVSLLESDGRVIAHRNRDLIGRTVALSDWSTEHQTIAGTDGTTVLMMLRTFEIGDYTLGIAVEQPLDEVYQPVVQNMLVIATLIALMTLAAIAGSIGIVQTITRPIQRLAHVTKEIGAGDLAQRIPVTRNDEIGMLQRNFNRMVENIVAQQTAIAERNNELEQSLQEQRRLFETVQQLSIPLLPVWEGVIVLPIVGHVDAQRGQALLDALLKGIAERRARVAILDITGIAVVDPDVVAILTRAMQAAALLGATPMLAGISATNAHLMVQQGVANLNVATYRNLQSAIMAAIEYDRTNGNLKTSTLSERRMRHSPS; via the coding sequence ATGAGCCGCAGTATTCAGAAAACATGGCTTGCCATCCTGCTCCTGTTCGCACTCCTGCCGATGCTCGCAGTCGGCGGCATCCTCTCATGGATGGGGGGCGACCTTCAAATCCGGCAGGCGCAGAGCATCCAGGATCAGATTGCGCTTCGCTCCGAGGCGCTCCTGGCGAACTTTGTCGAGGAAGCGCTGATGGAGATGAACATCCTGGTGCGTTCCCCTGGCTTCGTAAGCGGTTCGACAGACCAGCGCCTGGAACTGCTTGCCCGGACGATCTTTGAACGCAATCTGTTCGAGAGCCTGGCAGTCGTTGATAACACCGGCATGGAGCGCCTGCACGTCGCGCGGATCGGTATAACTCCGCCTGACCGGTTGACCAGCCGCGCTGCCGATCCGCTCTTCAAAGCCGCAATCGGCGCCGAACGACCGGTCTTCGATGACCTGCGCTTCAATCCGCTCAGCCGGGAATTATCGCTGCCGATAGCATTACCCTATCTTCTCCCCGGCAACCCGCCCCAGGTTCTTATCGCCGAAGCGCGTATGAACCGCGTGATCGAACAGGTGGTCAACATACCGGTCGGGGACAGAGGAACGGTGAGCCTGCTTGAAAGTGACGGGCGCGTGATCGCGCATCGCAACCGCGACCTGATCGGGCGCACGGTCGCGCTGTCGGACTGGAGCACTGAACATCAGACCATCGCCGGCACTGACGGAACGACGGTGTTGATGATGCTACGCACATTCGAGATCGGCGACTATACGCTGGGCATCGCCGTCGAGCAACCGCTTGATGAGGTGTACCAACCGGTCGTTCAGAACATGCTGGTCATAGCGACGTTGATCGCTCTGATGACGCTCGCCGCTATTGCGGGAAGCATCGGCATTGTGCAGACCATCACCCGCCCGATCCAGCGTCTTGCTCATGTGACCAAGGAGATCGGCGCCGGCGATCTCGCGCAGCGCATTCCTGTCACGCGCAACGACGAGATCGGCATGCTCCAGCGCAACTTCAACCGGATGGTAGAAAACATTGTGGCGCAGCAAACGGCAATTGCTGAGCGGAACAACGAACTTGAACAGAGTCTTCAGGAGCAGCGCCGACTGTTTGAAACCGTTCAACAACTCTCGATTCCGCTGCTGCCGGTGTGGGAGGGAGTGATTGTTCTCCCCATCGTGGGTCATGTGGATGCGCAACGGGGGCAGGCTCTGCTCGATGCGCTGTTGAAAGGGATTGCTGAGCGACGTGCGCGGGTTGCCATTCTGGACATCACCGGCATCGCTGTTGTCGATCCCGATGTCGTGGCGATCCTGACGCGCGCGATGCAGGCGGCAGCGCTGCTGGGAGCAACGCCAATGCTGGCCGGCATCTCGGCGACCAACGCGCATCTGATGGTGCAACAGGGGGTTGCTAACCTGAATGTGGCGACGTATCGCAACCTGCAGAGCGCTATTATGGCGGCCATTGAGTATGACCGCACCAATGGAAACCTGAAAACCTCTACCCTTTCAGAGCGACGGATGCGTCACTCCCCCTCCTGA
- a CDS encoding MauE/DoxX family redox-associated membrane protein: MIAFLLAGCQAVLSSALLFAACAKARQPDVLAAVLRAGGLPAAVIRLLILLLPALEAGLALAVLTSPPALLPWTMGIVTGMLLLVTVWGMWVCVRRLSLACSCPSTGKRGRWSVALTCNAGLALLSGVGTTLSFWTPGVSPGLPAWGMALVAIGGAALIALVMHVRTATQETSDYQQAPRGMAPVGRLHTPARRRLLQFFGAAGGAILAFPLFRSAPVLGDGGSNVVAQRMPAPTTAPTDTLNGCISPPRPEEGGSDSGQYSRCSVQVCYCTSCFEVYDSIDKSWVSVARYVCYDSCDGTTVCSTPTWSYRGRVCRQLGCP, translated from the coding sequence ATGATCGCCTTCCTGCTTGCAGGTTGCCAGGCAGTGCTGAGTAGCGCGCTGCTGTTTGCCGCGTGTGCAAAGGCGCGTCAGCCTGACGTGCTGGCAGCGGTGTTGCGGGCCGGTGGTCTGCCCGCAGCGGTCATCCGTCTGCTGATACTGTTGCTTCCGGCGTTGGAGGCTGGGTTGGCGCTGGCGGTGCTGACGAGTCCGCCTGCGCTTCTGCCGTGGACGATGGGGATCGTCACTGGAATGCTGCTGCTCGTTACCGTGTGGGGCATGTGGGTATGCGTTCGGCGGTTGTCGCTGGCGTGCAGTTGCCCCAGTACTGGAAAACGCGGGAGGTGGAGCGTCGCGCTGACGTGCAACGCCGGACTTGCGCTGCTGAGCGGTGTTGGGACGACGCTGAGCTTCTGGACGCCTGGTGTGTCGCCGGGATTGCCTGCGTGGGGGATGGCGTTGGTTGCCATCGGCGGCGCAGCGCTGATAGCGCTCGTGATGCACGTGCGAACGGCAACGCAAGAGACTTCAGACTATCAACAGGCGCCACGCGGAATGGCGCCGGTCGGGCGCCTGCACACACCGGCGCGACGACGACTCCTGCAGTTCTTTGGAGCGGCAGGCGGCGCGATCCTGGCGTTTCCACTCTTCCGCAGCGCGCCTGTGTTGGGCGATGGAGGGTCAAATGTCGTGGCACAGCGCATGCCTGCGCCCACGACGGCTCCGACAGATACGCTGAATGGTTGCATCTCACCACCCCGACCAGAGGAAGGCGGTTCAGACAGTGGTCAGTATAGTCGCTGTTCTGTACAGGTCTGTTATTGCACGTCGTGCTTTGAAGTATATGACAGCATCGACAAATCGTGGGTCTCAGTCGCCAGATATGTGTGCTATGATTCCTGCGATGGCACCACAGTTTGCTCAACGCCTACCTGGTCGTATAGAGGGCGCGTGTGCCGTCAACTCGGTTGTCCGTAA